The following proteins are co-located in the Cydia pomonella isolate Wapato2018A chromosome 19, ilCydPomo1, whole genome shotgun sequence genome:
- the LOC133528221 gene encoding protein phosphatase 1B, giving the protein MGAFLNKPETKKYNENGEGNGLRYGVASMQGWRVEMEDAHHAQCTLNGTLSDWSYFAVFDGHAGARVSAHCADNLLECILQTDEFRREEIAEAIRAGFLDLDKKMRELPELSNGEEKSGSTAVCAFVSPKQIYIANCGDSRAVLARNGQPIFATRDHKPELPSEKSRIVQAGGSVMIQRVNGSLAVSRALGDYEYKKVLDRGPCEQLVSPEPEVSTHERSEAEDEFLVLACDGVWDVMSNEALCAYVHSLLQLTDDLVAVTNQVIDTCLYKGSKDNMSIVLVTFPAAPKPSAEAQRADRELDETLRQRLTALIEKSFGSEEREDTACHFSWVLKQLARENIPGLPPGGGLAAKQSLLDKIYREFYPEHADSSETFDCQPELTDAFGAN; this is encoded by the exons ATGGGGGCATTTTTGAACAAGCCCGAGACTAAGAAATATAACGAGAACGGGGAAGGAAACGGTCTTCGCTATGGCGTGGCGTCGATGCAAGGTTGGCGCGTGGAGATGGAAGATGCCCACCACGCGCAGTGTACTCTAAACGGGACTTTGTCAGACTGGAGCTACTTCGCGGTGTTCGACGGTCACGCGGGCGCGCGAGTGTCAGCACACTGCGCCGACAACCTGCTGGAATGTATCTTACAGACGGACGAGTTTCGGCGCGAGGAGATCGCAGAGGCGATCCGGGCCGGTTTCCTGGATCTAGATAAAAAGATGCGCGAGCTTCCCGAGCTGTCGAACGGCGAGGAGAAGTCGGGCTCCACCGCCGTGTGCGCGTTCGTGTCACCTAAACAAATATACATAGCGAATTGCGGCGATTCACGCGCTGTGCTCGCGCGTAACGGTCAACCTATATTTGCTACGCGAGATCACAAGCCAGAGCTTCCATCTGAGAAGTCTCGCATAGTTCAAGCAGGTGGTTCAGTAATGATCCAGCGCGTAAATGGGAGCTTAGCTGTGTCACGAGCGTTGGGTGATTATGAATACAAGAAGGTGCTGGACCGGGGTCCGTGTGAGCAGCTAGTGTCGCCGGAGCCAGAGGTGTCAACTCATGAGCGCTCGGAGGCCGAGGATGAGTTCCTGGTGCTGGCATGTGATGGAGTGTGGGATGTGATGAGTAATGAGGCACTGTGTGCCTACGTCCACTCACTGCTGCAGTTGACGGATGACCTGGTGGCTGTGACCAATCAGGTCATTGATACCTGTCTTTATAAG GGCAGCAAAGACAACATGAGCATCGTGCTGGTGACGTTCCCCGCGGCGCCCAAGCCCAGCGCGGAGGCCCAGCGCGCCGACCGCGAGCTCGACGAGACGCTCCGGCAGCGGCTGACAG CTTTGATCGAGAAAAGCTTCGGGAGCGAGGAGCGCGAGGACACGGCGTGTCACTTCTCGTGGGTCCTGAAACAGCTCGCCCGGGAGAACATCCCCGGTCTTCCGCCCGGCGGGGGCCTGGCTGCCAA GCAATCGCTCCTGGACAAGATATACCGGGAGTTCTATCCGGAGCACGCGGACAGCTCCGAGACGTTCGACTGCCAGCCCGAGCTCACGGACGCTTTCGGCGCCAACTAA
- the LOC133528220 gene encoding WD repeat-containing protein 20, with the protein MAVQSDSGGKDDVKTQFVTREGTYRLMTLSEYSRPNRVGYTSGSGSSHVRVSLVSLPPGPGAAPGSDGPPSDDRICFNHGKELYVYVYRGVKKAADLTKPVDKKMYKGTNPTCHDFNTVTMAPDSVALVIGFSTGQIQLIDPIKKELSKLYNEERLIDKTRVTCIKWVPGSSNLFITAHASGQLYVYNEELTCGTTAPHYQLFKQGDGYSIHTCRTKSTRNPLYRWVIGAEGSCINEFAFSPCGTNLAVVSQDGFLRVFHYDTMELIGRARSYFGGFLCVCWSPDGKYVVVGGEDDLVTVWSFSERRVVARGQGHRSWVSVVAFDPYVVSFTDPESEEPEEERQKSDVQCYRLGSVSQDTQLCLWDLTEDVLRPPVRARASAHLSPGAPALSPNGVPGKPPAKCAKTNKVGHKHAELSNAAGEPSGAKSKTTKVNNVSTLNISVGKAKEETAIGVNSLTQRLAGFSFGERRSEHRRNFSLTSKPEQKSASNTVAMRGKSAGAPDSCDPVKLIGTPSCPRFDECPVLEPLVCKKIAHERLTALQFRAEYLVTACADGCVNTWARPARASNGEARAHRRFERIDLVD; encoded by the exons ATGGCCGTGCAGTCGGACTCCGGCGGGAAGGATGACGTGAAGACGCAGTTCGTGACGCGGGAGGGCACGTACCGCCTGATGACGCTGTCGGAGTACTCGCGGCCCAACCGGGTCGGGTACACGAGCGGATCGGGCTCCTCTCACGTGCGCGTGTCGCTGGTGTCGCTGCCGCCGGGCCCGGGTGCCGCACCAGGCTCGGATGGGCCGCCCTCGGACGACAGAATATGCTTCAATCACGGCAAGGAGCTCTATGTATATGTGTACAGGGGAGTTAAGAAG GCAGCTGACCTAACAAAACCGGTGGACAAGAAGATGTACAAAGGCACAAACCCCACTTGCCACGACTTCAACACAGTTACGATGGCTCCGGACAGTGTGGCGCTGGTCATTGGCTTCAGTACTGGACAGATACAGCTCATAGACCCTATCAAGAAGGAATTAAGTAAATTGTATAATGAAGAG AGACTGATCGATAAAACACGGGTGACGTGTATCAAATGGGTCCCCGGCTCTAGTAACCTGTTCATAACGGCCCACGCCTCAGGGCAACTGTATGTTTACAACGAGGAGTTAACTTGTGGAACTACGGCGCCGCATTATCAACTTTTTAAGCAGGGGGACGGTTATTCAATACACACGTGTAGAACTAAATCCACGAGGAATCCATTGTACAGGTGGGTGATCGGCGCCGAGGGCAGCTGCATAAACGAGTTCGCGTTCTCGCCATGCGGGACGAACCTCGCCGTCGTCTCCCAGGACGGTTTCCTCAGAGTATTCCACTACGATACTATGGAGCTGATCGGGAGAGCCAGGTCATACTTTGGAGGTTTTTTATGCGTATGCTGGTCGCCCGACGGCAAGTACGTCGTGGTCGGAGGAGAGGACGACCTGGTCACAGTTTGGTCGTTCAGCGAGAGGCGGGTGGTCGCGCGCGGGCAGGGCCACCGCTCGTGGGTGTCGGTCGTCGCCTTCGACCCGTACGTGGTCAGCTTTACCGACCCGGAGAGCGAGGAGCCCGAGGAGGAGAGACAGAAGAGTGACGTTCAGTGCTATAGGTTAGGAAGTGTATCCCAGGACACGCAGCTGTGCCTGTGGGACCTGACGGAGGACGTGCTGCGGCCGCCCGTGCGCGCGCGCGCCTCCGCGCACCTGTCGCCCGGCGCGCCCGCACTGTCGCCCAACGGCGTGCCCGGCAAGCCGCCCGCCAAGTGCGCCAAGACCAACAAGGTCGGCCATAAGCACGCCGAGCTGAGCAACGCCGCCGGCGAGCCGTCCGGTGCCAAATCCAAAACGACGAAGGTCAACAACGTGTCTACTTTGAACATAAGCGTGGGTAAAGCTAAAGAAGAGACGGCGATAGGGGTGAATTCTTTAACGCAGCGTTTAGCCGGGTTCTCTTTCGGCGAGCGACGCTCGGAGCATCGGCGGAACTTCAGTCTGACGTCGAAACCCGAGCAGAAGTCAGCGTCGAACACGGTGGCAATGCGCGGGAAATCCGCCGGCGCGCCTGACTCCTGCGACCCCGTGAAGCTTATAGGGACGCCGTCGTGCCCGCGCTTTGACGAGTGCCCCGTGCTGGAGCCGCTGGTGTGTAAGAAGATCGCCCACGAGCGCTTGACGGCGCTGCAGTTCCGTGCGGAGTATTTGGTGACGGCGTGCGCGGACGGCTGCGTGAACACGTGGGCGCggccggcgcgcgccagcaACGGAGAGGCGCGCGCGCACCGCAGGTTCGAGCGCATCGACCTCGTCGACTAG